The proteins below come from a single Vibrio cyclitrophicus genomic window:
- a CDS encoding sucrose-6-phosphate hydrolase, with product MSLNSNWTVEQRYCRVEQISQDSMDAMVKQRKQDSGYPSYHIAPKFGLLNDPNGLCYFNGEHHIFYQWTPVGPVHGMKYWYHLSTKDFVHFEDHGIGLHPDQDYDSHGVYSGGALVENDEAILFFTGNHRDENWERSSTQCVAKMSVKGQIEKHGVVIENEHYTEHFRDPKVWKDGDDYLMVVGAQTQEKRGSMALYRSRDLMNWQHKGSIQTRYNNLGYMWECPDFFEIDTQSVMLFSPQGVSSDNPYDFKNIYSVAYIVGDCLNLDSMEFENHQDIAQPDYGFDFYAPQTYLDDSGRRILIAWVGLPDIDAPSVAHQWAGMLSLPRELKIQDGYLVQSALPESKALQGEAVVVENTLELNTTSFMIEIETGADKFEFTLANAAGENIVFSATETEFMLDRSKMSQLYAEEFGCVRKAPRLSVEQTIEVYVDKSVIEIFINGGKHTMTSRFFIDDLKLLSIAGDMEAVYHSMSSIKGLDE from the coding sequence ATGAGTTTGAATTCGAACTGGACAGTAGAGCAAAGGTACTGTCGCGTAGAGCAGATTTCTCAAGACAGTATGGATGCGATGGTAAAACAGCGTAAGCAAGATTCTGGATACCCTAGTTACCATATTGCTCCCAAATTTGGCTTGCTGAATGACCCAAATGGTTTGTGTTACTTCAACGGCGAGCATCATATTTTTTACCAATGGACGCCGGTTGGCCCTGTTCATGGCATGAAGTATTGGTATCACCTGTCTACAAAAGATTTTGTTCACTTCGAAGACCATGGCATTGGACTGCATCCAGATCAAGACTACGATTCTCATGGGGTTTATTCTGGTGGAGCTCTCGTTGAAAACGACGAAGCTATTTTATTCTTCACGGGAAATCATCGTGATGAAAACTGGGAAAGGTCCTCAACTCAGTGTGTTGCAAAGATGTCCGTCAAAGGGCAAATAGAAAAGCATGGTGTGGTTATCGAAAATGAACACTACACAGAACATTTCCGCGACCCAAAAGTGTGGAAGGACGGTGACGATTACTTGATGGTTGTTGGGGCTCAGACCCAAGAAAAACGTGGTTCAATGGCGCTGTACAGAAGTCGTGATCTCATGAACTGGCAGCATAAAGGTTCTATTCAAACTCGTTACAACAATCTTGGCTATATGTGGGAATGCCCTGACTTTTTCGAGATAGATACCCAGTCAGTGATGTTGTTTTCTCCACAAGGTGTCTCTAGCGATAATCCGTACGATTTTAAAAATATTTACTCAGTGGCTTACATTGTTGGTGATTGTTTGAATTTAGATTCGATGGAATTTGAAAACCATCAAGATATCGCGCAGCCTGATTACGGATTTGATTTTTACGCACCTCAGACTTACTTAGACGATTCCGGTCGCCGGATCTTGATTGCTTGGGTAGGCCTTCCTGATATCGACGCTCCATCTGTAGCGCACCAATGGGCGGGTATGTTGTCATTACCTCGTGAGTTGAAAATCCAAGATGGTTATCTTGTTCAATCTGCTTTACCTGAATCGAAAGCGCTGCAGGGTGAGGCTGTGGTGGTTGAGAACACTCTTGAACTGAATACAACCAGCTTCATGATTGAGATCGAAACAGGTGCGGACAAGTTTGAGTTTACGCTTGCCAACGCCGCGGGCGAGAATATCGTGTTCAGTGCCACAGAGACGGAATTCATGCTTGATCGCAGTAAGATGTCTCAACTTTACGCGGAAGAGTTTGGCTGTGTGAGAAAAGCGCCGAGGTTAAGTGTTGAGCAAACTATCGAAGTTTATGTCGATAAATCGGTGATCGAAATTTTTATCAATGGCGGTAAACATACAATGACCAGTCGTTTCTTCATCGATGATTTGAAGTTGTTGTCGATTGCCGGTGACATGGAAGCCGTTTATCACTCGATGAGTTCAATTAAAGGGTTGGATGAATAG
- a CDS encoding aminoimidazole riboside kinase, whose translation MNQVWVTGDAVVDLIPETDSTLLKCPGGAPANVAVAISRLLGKSAFFGRVGNDPFGTFMEVNLQKEGVNTERLVKDPEQRTSTVVVDLDDQGERSFTFMVKPSADQFMSVEDIPEFKKNEWLHVCSISLANEPSRSSTFEAIRRMKAAGGYISFDPNLRDEVWQNPSEIKSVVMKAVELADVVKFSEEELDFLTDSTSIEQGLANIADLNNRLVLVTQGAKGVWRVFENQGVLISGCSVTPVDTTGAGDAFVGGLLAKLSQHEEWNNQRVVDSAIQWANGCGALAITQKGAMTALPTQEALTQFIQKDSSNTNAVEESV comes from the coding sequence ATGAATCAAGTTTGGGTAACTGGAGACGCTGTCGTCGACCTCATTCCGGAGACTGACTCGACATTATTGAAATGTCCGGGCGGTGCGCCTGCCAATGTCGCGGTAGCGATTTCTCGCCTTTTAGGCAAAAGCGCATTTTTCGGCCGAGTGGGTAACGACCCGTTTGGCACTTTTATGGAAGTGAATCTGCAAAAGGAAGGTGTGAATACCGAGCGTTTGGTGAAGGACCCTGAACAACGCACATCAACCGTGGTGGTAGATCTTGATGACCAAGGCGAGCGCAGTTTTACGTTTATGGTTAAGCCAAGTGCCGACCAGTTTATGTCTGTTGAAGACATTCCCGAATTTAAGAAAAACGAGTGGTTACACGTCTGCTCAATCTCTTTAGCTAATGAACCAAGCCGAAGCAGTACCTTTGAAGCTATCCGACGCATGAAAGCCGCGGGCGGTTACATCAGTTTCGATCCAAACCTTCGTGATGAAGTATGGCAAAACCCATCTGAAATTAAGTCTGTGGTCATGAAAGCGGTTGAATTGGCTGATGTGGTTAAATTCTCAGAAGAAGAGCTGGATTTCTTAACCGATTCAACTTCTATCGAACAAGGTTTAGCTAACATTGCAGATCTTAACAACAGGCTTGTTTTGGTTACGCAGGGCGCGAAAGGCGTTTGGCGAGTATTTGAAAACCAAGGTGTGTTGATTTCAGGTTGCTCAGTGACGCCTGTGGATACCACGGGTGCAGGCGATGCTTTTGTTGGCGGTTTGCTTGCAAAGCTTTCTCAACATGAAGAGTGGAATAATCAACGAGTCGTTGATTCTGCAATTCAGTGGGCGAATGGTTGCGGTGCATTGGCAATCACGCAAAAAGGCGCGATGACCGCACTTCCCACGCAAGAGGCTCTCACTCAGTTTATTCAAAAAGACTCTTCAAATACGAATGCCGTAGAGGAGAGTGTATGA
- a CDS encoding LacI family DNA-binding transcriptional regulator codes for MASLHDVARLAGVSKSTVSRVINDEYGVKDATKVKVRKAVEECGYLPNQVAKDLKSQKTNLVGVIVPRVSSHATSQGVDGLTAVLEQAGKHVLLASTHQTHHKELEYIQIFNQKRVEGIILYATHLDKQLVKAIQSSAVPVVLVGQDGSMFNIPSIVHDDARVGFEAGNRLIAKGCKNMGFIGVQGDDIAVDKMRSEGFTQSLQFNDLTLQFHARGDFTIDSGYQLAKQSLKEHKKLDGLFCATDRIAIGAIRAIQEAGFIPGKDVLVLGVGDDELASVCTPTLSTFNYAFDKAGENGAKLLLDRIEKKGFEMSKMVLTFTTIDRESC; via the coding sequence ATGGCTAGTCTTCATGATGTTGCTCGTCTCGCTGGAGTTTCCAAGTCGACGGTTTCTAGAGTAATCAACGATGAATATGGTGTAAAAGACGCGACCAAAGTGAAGGTGCGTAAAGCGGTCGAAGAGTGTGGCTATCTCCCAAACCAAGTCGCTAAAGACTTGAAATCTCAGAAAACCAATCTCGTTGGTGTGATTGTCCCTAGGGTTTCTTCCCACGCTACCTCTCAAGGTGTCGACGGTTTAACCGCAGTCTTAGAGCAAGCGGGCAAGCATGTTTTATTAGCGAGCACACACCAAACACACCACAAAGAACTTGAATATATTCAGATATTTAACCAAAAGCGAGTAGAAGGCATCATCCTATACGCGACTCATCTAGACAAGCAATTAGTTAAAGCCATTCAAAGCTCTGCTGTGCCGGTGGTATTGGTTGGTCAAGACGGATCTATGTTTAACATCCCAAGCATTGTGCACGATGATGCACGTGTAGGGTTCGAAGCGGGTAATCGCCTAATCGCGAAAGGTTGTAAGAATATGGGGTTCATTGGCGTTCAAGGCGATGACATCGCGGTCGACAAGATGAGATCGGAAGGATTTACTCAATCGCTCCAATTCAACGACCTCACACTGCAATTTCACGCGCGAGGCGACTTCACCATAGATTCCGGCTACCAGCTGGCTAAGCAGTCTCTCAAAGAGCACAAGAAGCTCGACGGCCTGTTCTGTGCCACTGACCGTATCGCAATCGGTGCGATCAGAGCGATTCAGGAAGCAGGGTTCATTCCAGGGAAAGATGTATTGGTGCTCGGTGTGGGTGACGATGAACTCGCTTCCGTATGCACACCAACGCTGTCTACGTTTAACTATGCGTTTGATAAAGCGGGAGAAAATGGAGCCAAACTGTTGCTCGACCGTATTGAGAAAAAAGGCTTTGAAATGAGTAAAATGGTGCTGACCTTCACCACCATTGACCGAGAATCTTGCTAG
- a CDS encoding ferredoxin reductase family protein: MKTVRNVIWVMVATMSVFWFAMEPQLFASNNVFEWRSAMIQYSGILSLMLMSIAMLLAMRFPMIENWLNGMDKAYRVHKWLGIGGVSLGVAHWLWYQVPKWLVMSGVLEKPIHHDGLGPQGVLSGWEAWANELRGFAQNIGEWGFYLLLVLLVASLWAAIKYKPFKLSHRLMSLAYLLLAFHSVLLIKRAYWGEPIYYLTLAFAVMGSIAAVYSLLGFVGRRNRHSSTVVSTRYFPQASVMELILKPNVSWQGHKAGQFAYLCFGNEDPHPFTIVSGSEESELRFLIKELGDFTTDLYGRVNIGDSVTIEGPYGRLEFDLSKPQIWVAGGVGIASFFATLEALKIKTSHPRIELFYCTRGVDENLVDELWHLAHQVGVKLNVIDTAHSPRLNAEQILNRCGDLNDYELYFCGPELFSKSLKKELDAYQFNIEKNYHEELFVMR; this comes from the coding sequence ATGAAAACAGTTCGTAATGTCATTTGGGTAATGGTTGCCACGATGTCAGTATTTTGGTTTGCGATGGAACCGCAACTCTTCGCTTCAAATAACGTATTTGAATGGCGCTCGGCCATGATTCAGTATTCGGGTATTTTGTCTCTGATGTTGATGTCGATAGCCATGCTGTTAGCGATGCGTTTTCCTATGATCGAGAATTGGCTTAACGGTATGGACAAAGCGTATCGCGTGCATAAGTGGCTTGGTATCGGTGGGGTGTCTCTAGGTGTCGCGCATTGGCTGTGGTACCAAGTCCCTAAGTGGTTGGTTATGTCTGGAGTGCTGGAGAAACCGATTCATCATGACGGTTTAGGCCCTCAAGGTGTTTTGTCTGGTTGGGAAGCTTGGGCCAATGAATTACGTGGTTTTGCTCAGAACATCGGGGAGTGGGGGTTCTATTTATTGCTTGTTTTACTTGTTGCCTCGTTATGGGCGGCAATCAAGTACAAACCATTTAAACTGTCACATCGCCTTATGTCGTTGGCGTATCTATTGCTCGCCTTTCATTCGGTGTTACTTATCAAACGAGCGTATTGGGGTGAGCCTATTTATTACCTAACTTTGGCTTTTGCTGTGATGGGTTCTATTGCGGCGGTATACAGCTTATTAGGTTTTGTTGGGCGTCGTAATCGCCATTCTTCCACTGTAGTTTCGACTCGCTATTTCCCCCAAGCATCAGTAATGGAATTGATATTAAAGCCGAATGTATCTTGGCAAGGCCATAAAGCTGGACAGTTCGCGTATTTATGCTTTGGCAATGAAGACCCGCATCCATTTACCATCGTTTCAGGTAGTGAAGAGTCAGAACTCCGTTTCTTGATCAAAGAGCTAGGCGATTTTACTACAGATTTGTATGGTCGAGTTAATATTGGTGACAGTGTCACAATTGAGGGGCCTTATGGGCGTCTTGAGTTTGACCTAAGTAAGCCACAAATTTGGGTTGCTGGTGGAGTCGGGATCGCTTCATTTTTTGCGACACTAGAAGCTCTCAAAATAAAGACGAGTCATCCTCGGATTGAATTGTTTTATTGCACTCGCGGCGTTGATGAAAACTTAGTCGATGAACTATGGCATCTCGCACATCAAGTAGGCGTGAAGTTGAACGTGATAGATACTGCTCATTCACCACGGTTAAACGCAGAGCAAATTTTGAACCGATGTGGTGATCTAAATGATTACGAACTCTATTTCTGTGGGCCTGAGTTATTCTCAAAATCACTGAAAAAAGAGCTCGATGCGTATCAATTTAATATTGAAAAAAATTACCATGAAGAATTATTTGTGATGCGTTGA
- a CDS encoding glutathione S-transferase family protein encodes MQLYIGNQNYSTWSLRAWLIFDNYNLNTDIIKLKLFTSDFYDTLAAVTPTAKVPTLVDGDIAVWDSLAILEYVNDAHLNGAAWPNSVADRAHARAISAEMHSGFFAVRNEMPMNCRAKRKLVLSEDALKDIARIDAIWSAQMEQYPEEWLFGEWSIADAMFAPVALRVETYGIQLSEKASQYQQRVLNSPSIQKWLAEASLETDVVEEDEAGQLA; translated from the coding sequence ATGCAGCTTTATATTGGAAACCAGAATTACTCAACTTGGTCATTACGAGCATGGCTGATATTTGATAACTACAACCTGAATACAGACATCATCAAGCTTAAACTTTTTACCTCTGATTTCTACGATACGTTGGCTGCCGTTACACCAACGGCCAAAGTTCCAACCTTAGTCGATGGTGATATTGCCGTCTGGGATTCGTTGGCCATTCTTGAATACGTCAACGACGCACATTTGAACGGCGCGGCATGGCCTAATTCAGTTGCAGATCGCGCCCATGCCCGAGCAATTTCTGCAGAGATGCATTCTGGGTTTTTTGCCGTCAGAAATGAAATGCCGATGAACTGCCGAGCTAAAAGAAAGCTCGTTTTGAGTGAAGATGCACTGAAAGACATCGCTCGTATCGATGCAATATGGTCTGCACAAATGGAACAATACCCAGAGGAATGGTTGTTTGGTGAATGGTCGATTGCCGATGCGATGTTTGCACCTGTGGCTTTACGTGTAGAAACCTATGGAATACAACTTTCCGAAAAGGCATCACAGTATCAACAACGCGTGCTTAACAGCCCTTCAATACAAAAATGGTTAGCAGAAGCAAGCTTGGAAACCGATGTGGTTGAAGAGGATGAAGCCGGTCAACTCGCTTAA
- a CDS encoding sucrose-specific PTS transporter subunit IIBC, whose protein sequence is MNYPKIAKELLSLLGGKSNITALAHCATRLRLAVADQDKIDEQAIDNLEGVKGQFKVAGQYQIIFGSGIVNQVYAELAKLTEMTEMSTNDVASAGADNQNILQRAVKGLSDIFVPIIPAIVAGGLLMGIYNLLTAQGLFIDGKSLIDANPGLTDLANMINTFANAPFVYLPILLAFSASKKFGGNPYLGAALGMLMVHPDLLNGWGFGGASVSGSIPVWNILGFEIEKVGYQGSVLPVLVSAFILAKVELGLRKVIPSVLDNLLTPLLAIFVTGLLTFTVVGPFTRDIGFLLGDGLNWLYNSAGFIGGAVFGLIYAPFVITGMHHSFIAIETQLLADIATTGGTFIFPIAAMSNVSQGAAALAVGFMSKDKKMKGIAIPSGVTGLLGITEPAMFGVNLKLRYPFIAAVCAAAVSSAFITMFNVKAQALGAAGIPGIISISPEKIGYYVVGMIIAFVTAFALTVVLGLRERSKQNIKATA, encoded by the coding sequence ATGAATTATCCAAAAATAGCAAAAGAGCTGCTTTCTCTATTAGGTGGTAAAAGTAATATCACCGCACTTGCACACTGTGCGACTCGTCTGCGTCTTGCGGTTGCAGACCAAGACAAAATTGATGAACAGGCGATTGATAACCTAGAAGGGGTTAAGGGCCAGTTTAAAGTGGCAGGTCAATATCAGATCATCTTTGGCTCAGGCATCGTAAACCAAGTTTATGCTGAGTTGGCTAAGCTGACTGAAATGACGGAAATGTCGACCAACGATGTAGCGTCTGCAGGTGCTGACAACCAAAATATCCTGCAACGCGCAGTGAAAGGTCTGTCTGATATTTTTGTACCAATCATTCCGGCGATTGTTGCTGGTGGTCTTTTGATGGGTATCTACAACTTATTGACGGCTCAAGGCTTGTTCATTGATGGCAAATCTTTAATCGACGCTAATCCGGGTTTGACCGACTTAGCAAACATGATCAATACATTTGCTAATGCTCCTTTTGTCTACCTACCTATTTTATTAGCATTTTCAGCGAGTAAGAAGTTTGGTGGTAACCCATACCTTGGCGCGGCTCTAGGTATGTTGATGGTTCACCCAGACTTGCTTAACGGCTGGGGCTTCGGTGGCGCATCGGTTTCGGGCAGTATTCCAGTTTGGAACATTTTAGGTTTCGAAATCGAGAAAGTGGGCTATCAAGGTTCAGTACTGCCCGTTCTTGTTTCTGCGTTTATTCTAGCGAAAGTTGAGCTTGGCCTACGTAAAGTTATTCCTTCGGTTCTGGATAACTTGCTAACGCCGCTACTGGCTATTTTCGTGACTGGCCTTCTGACATTTACGGTTGTGGGTCCATTTACACGTGATATCGGTTTCTTACTGGGTGACGGTCTTAACTGGCTATACAACAGCGCTGGCTTCATTGGTGGTGCGGTATTTGGTTTAATTTATGCGCCGTTCGTTATTACTGGTATGCACCATAGCTTTATTGCTATTGAAACTCAGCTGCTTGCGGATATCGCAACGACTGGCGGTACGTTCATCTTCCCTATCGCGGCGATGTCTAACGTGTCACAAGGTGCAGCGGCACTGGCGGTTGGTTTCATGAGTAAAGATAAGAAAATGAAAGGTATCGCGATTCCTTCTGGTGTGACCGGTTTGCTTGGTATTACTGAACCTGCAATGTTCGGTGTGAACTTGAAGCTTCGCTATCCATTCATTGCTGCGGTCTGTGCAGCTGCGGTTTCAAGCGCGTTTATCACTATGTTCAATGTGAAAGCACAAGCACTGGGTGCGGCGGGTATTCCGGGCATCATCTCAATATCACCAGAAAAAATTGGCTACTACGTGGTAGGTATGATTATCGCGTTCGTGACTGCCTTTGCTCTGACCGTTGTTTTAGGTCTGCGTGAGCGCAGCAAGCAAAACATTAAAGCAACAGCTTAA
- a CDS encoding CLCA_X family protein codes for MKLTHFKYKTRKGPDYRHGDQVSFMDIKQTFGMGSIRVGAWVTKEEKELAANLIFDSLADLAYILALPPEAIGLRGTLGLAFGSGGRKGVQAHYAPNQRELALAKNAGAGALAHEFWHAFDHYIAEKAFEIGDTSGPRKQILFATDCWLHDRKVRPHPLNEYLMSLFDATLLSDNNLDKHDYVARSVIADKAMSTRYFSLPTEMMARAFEATIESCSEIENSYLVDGTTKTDMLPLYPDLTHRKEIYQALQGYFAPLGRSLSK; via the coding sequence TTGAAGCTAACCCACTTTAAATACAAGACTCGTAAAGGCCCAGACTACCGACATGGCGATCAGGTGTCTTTTATGGACATCAAACAGACCTTTGGTATGGGCAGCATTCGTGTCGGAGCTTGGGTGACGAAAGAAGAGAAAGAATTGGCTGCAAATCTGATATTCGATTCTTTAGCAGATTTGGCCTATATCTTGGCTCTACCACCTGAAGCAATTGGCCTTCGAGGCACGTTAGGTTTAGCATTCGGCAGTGGTGGTAGAAAAGGTGTACAAGCACACTACGCCCCAAATCAAAGAGAACTCGCCCTAGCCAAGAACGCCGGCGCTGGTGCGCTAGCGCATGAGTTCTGGCATGCCTTTGATCACTATATAGCTGAGAAAGCATTTGAGATTGGCGATACCTCAGGTCCTCGTAAGCAGATCTTGTTTGCCACCGATTGTTGGTTGCACGATAGAAAAGTACGGCCTCATCCATTAAACGAGTATTTGATGTCTCTCTTCGATGCTACCCTGCTAAGCGACAACAACCTGGATAAACACGATTACGTTGCACGTAGTGTTATTGCAGACAAAGCAATGTCTACCCGTTACTTCTCACTACCTACAGAGATGATGGCGCGCGCCTTTGAAGCTACCATAGAATCTTGCTCAGAGATCGAAAACTCTTATTTAGTCGATGGTACGACCAAAACGGATATGCTCCCTCTCTATCCAGACCTCACGCATCGCAAAGAGATTTATCAAGCACTCCAAGGTTATTTCGCGCCGTTGGGTCGTTCTCTAAGTAAGTAA
- a CDS encoding carbohydrate porin: MKLHTLAVAVTMGLMTTSVLASEDVAALEQRINELEQRVAQTEQVSTEANEKASSFEFHGYARSGLLINDDLNGATGTGPYMTAAGAIGAPIGRLGVEDDHYVEANLIHKRFADDGSSALFRIMLADSTETNNEWTASESQLNVRQVYSELNRLSMFSESEAFSEATFWAGKRFDRDNFDIHFFDSDIVFLSGTGAGVYDVQMSENWKANFSIYGRDFGEIDSSSTDVENYIATMNNRIGQWQVMLSGMTSADNDSRLNGAAESGVHAMFTYHGDNFFGLSEGFSKTGMLVGSGLGAELKGIGSNGDLLDDAKAVRLFSYGVTRIGDNWRLAPALMAEHSQDRLKKNDEFTWASLNFRLAQELSENFEMVYEGSLQYMDLDNSTEQASGGFYKATVAPTLKLSTSTGFFDRPELRFAVSYVDWSEDLNGYSISTEADAATMGEGGEVLFALQMETWF, translated from the coding sequence ATGAAACTACACACTTTAGCGGTTGCTGTAACAATGGGGCTAATGACTACATCGGTATTAGCAAGTGAAGACGTTGCAGCATTAGAGCAACGTATTAATGAATTAGAACAAAGAGTTGCACAAACGGAGCAGGTTTCTACCGAAGCCAATGAAAAGGCTTCTTCGTTTGAGTTTCACGGCTATGCGCGCTCTGGGTTATTGATCAACGACGACCTAAACGGCGCGACAGGTACTGGTCCTTACATGACAGCGGCGGGTGCGATTGGTGCGCCTATTGGACGACTTGGTGTGGAAGATGATCATTACGTTGAAGCGAACTTGATTCACAAGCGTTTTGCGGATGATGGTTCTAGTGCCTTGTTTCGTATCATGTTAGCCGACAGTACTGAAACAAATAACGAATGGACAGCCAGTGAAAGCCAGTTGAATGTACGACAAGTGTATTCAGAACTGAACCGTCTGAGCATGTTCTCTGAATCCGAAGCGTTTTCTGAAGCAACGTTTTGGGCGGGTAAACGATTCGATCGTGACAATTTTGATATTCACTTTTTCGATTCGGATATTGTCTTCTTATCAGGTACTGGTGCGGGCGTTTACGACGTTCAGATGAGCGAAAACTGGAAAGCGAATTTCTCTATTTATGGCCGAGATTTTGGTGAGATTGATAGTTCATCGACAGATGTAGAAAACTACATTGCAACGATGAATAACCGTATTGGCCAATGGCAAGTTATGTTGAGTGGCATGACTTCAGCAGACAACGATAGTCGCCTAAATGGTGCTGCTGAAAGCGGTGTACATGCAATGTTTACGTACCATGGAGACAACTTCTTTGGTTTGAGCGAAGGCTTCTCTAAAACGGGCATGTTAGTGGGTAGCGGCCTAGGTGCAGAGCTAAAAGGCATCGGTTCCAATGGTGACCTGCTGGATGACGCAAAAGCCGTTCGCCTGTTTAGCTACGGCGTCACTCGTATTGGCGACAACTGGCGTTTAGCGCCTGCATTGATGGCAGAGCATAGCCAAGACCGTCTGAAGAAGAATGACGAGTTCACATGGGCTTCTTTAAACTTTCGATTAGCTCAAGAGCTCTCAGAAAACTTTGAGATGGTTTACGAAGGTTCATTGCAGTACATGGATTTAGACAACTCGACAGAGCAAGCGAGCGGAGGTTTCTACAAAGCGACAGTTGCACCAACACTGAAGCTTTCAACCAGCACTGGTTTTTTTGACCGACCAGAACTACGTTTCGCTGTAAGCTATGTAGATTGGAGTGAAGACCTGAATGGTTACTCGATCAGCACTGAGGCAGATGCAGCAACGATGGGAGAGGGCGGCGAGGTTCTGTTTGCACTGCAGATGGAAACTTGGTTCTAA
- a CDS encoding flavin reductase family protein, with translation MKDVTLAKHDLQTMDQRHRTRLINSLSGFKSANLIGTCDKEGLDNLAVISSVVHLGSNPPLFGFIVRPSESRRHTLENILETKHFTINSIGAEFVRKAHQTSARYPKPISEFNAVGLTPYYDDVFPAPFVLESPLKIGLTFKEKITIESNQTQMLIGEVITIHAPKRAMMPDGYLDLEALDLVTISGLDSYHVTQRLHRLSYAKPHESLFPLTREGNPTSWEAFEFNLTHFDR, from the coding sequence ATGAAGGACGTCACCCTTGCAAAGCATGATCTGCAAACAATGGATCAAAGGCATCGGACTCGCTTGATTAACTCTCTGTCGGGGTTCAAAAGCGCTAACCTTATTGGTACCTGCGATAAAGAAGGCTTAGATAACCTTGCGGTTATCAGCTCGGTCGTTCATTTAGGATCGAATCCACCATTGTTTGGCTTTATCGTGCGCCCCAGTGAAAGTAGACGCCACACATTAGAGAATATTCTAGAAACGAAGCACTTCACCATTAATAGCATTGGTGCAGAATTTGTTAGAAAAGCGCATCAAACTTCGGCTCGCTATCCTAAACCAATCTCAGAATTCAATGCGGTCGGTCTCACGCCATATTACGACGATGTATTTCCAGCCCCGTTTGTCTTGGAAAGCCCACTGAAAATAGGCTTAACCTTCAAAGAGAAAATTACAATAGAAAGTAATCAAACTCAGATGTTGATTGGTGAAGTTATTACGATTCACGCACCAAAGCGCGCCATGATGCCGGATGGCTACCTCGATTTAGAAGCGTTAGACTTGGTCACAATATCAGGATTGGATAGCTACCACGTCACTCAAAGACTGCATCGTTTAAGTTATGCAAAACCACACGAGTCTTTGTTTCCTCTGACTCGCGAAGGTAACCCAACCTCATGGGAGGCTTTTGAATTTAATCTAACTCATTTTGATCGGTAA